Genomic DNA from Bacteroidales bacterium:
ACTTGTGCACCTGCCTTAAGAAAAATTGTAAGTGCTACTAGTGTAATTAATTTTTTCATATTTCTAAAATTAACAAAATGTTAGAAAACTAAATAAAGCCGAATAAGAATAATCCGGGCTTTGGAAAGTTTTTTAATTACATATCATTTTTTTGGTGGCTATGTTTTTACCATTGATGATCAAATTATAAACATAGATCCCTACAGGTAAGCCTTGGGTATCTATATTCAGCGTACCATAACCGTGTTGTAGAGTTTTTTCATATATAATATTTCCAAGCATATCAGTGAAACTTACCTTGCTTGTAACTGAATTTTCAGGAATAAAATAAGTTATTTGCGTATTTCCATTGTTAGGATTAGGTTGCGCATCCCCTAGCGATGCAGACTGTGGGATATCAAGCTTAATATCAATAATATTTTCTTGATAGCCCGTGGTATTGCTATTTTTACTATCAACACCTGTCAACCCGGCTATTACTGATTTTAAACTATTTACTTCTTTACTTAATTCCTGAACAGCTTTTACAAGTGGAACAACAAACTCTGCATACGACAATCCATAAGGGTCAGCGTTATTGTCAGGTGTATGAACTATGGATGAAGTAAAGCCACAAACATGTGCTACCGAATCTACTTCCTGTGCAATAAAACCTGAACGAACAATTGCAGTTGATTGAGCAAAATCCATTCCTTCCTGATGTATGGTTTTCAAACTATCGGACATATTTTGTATTATAAAATCATCAAATTGTTTTGTATTCATTTGATAAGTTACAGGGTGAAGTTTAT
This window encodes:
- a CDS encoding T9SS type A sorting domain-containing protein translates to MDFINKLHPVTYQMNTKQFDDFIIQNMSDSLKTIHQEGMDFAQSTAIVRSGFIAQEVDSVAHVCGFTSSIVHTPDNNADPYGLSYAEFVVPLVKAVQELSKEVNSLKSVIAGLTGVDSKNSNTTGYQENIIDIKLDIPQSASLGDAQPNPNNGNTQITYFIPENSVTSKVSFTDMLGNIIYEKTLQHGYGTLNIDTQGLPVGIYVYNLIINGKNIATKKMICN